The Coffea arabica cultivar ET-39 chromosome 4e, Coffea Arabica ET-39 HiFi, whole genome shotgun sequence genome includes a window with the following:
- the LOC140005565 gene encoding uncharacterized protein produces MLLLENGEVVTDEEDSYKGVPSLGEKDADSSEEIPTNEQLDLVVQKVLTAQVKEENGQQRENIFYTRCHIKGKLNDSGDVRVTKQVEILFRIGRYEDKVLYDVVPMQATHVLLGRPWQYDERTSHDGFTNKYTFMHDNRKVTLVPLTPKQVHEDQVRLQQEHEEQRKLKGAEKSEGKLALNGSALEKRTERKQSMLAKARDVKKALLSYQHLLMIEFEDMFPEEIPDGLPPIRGIEHQINLIPGSPLPNKAPYRMSPEETKELQRQVDELLKKGWVHESLSPCAVPIILASKKDGSSRMCVDCRAINSITVKYRHHIPRLDDMLDELNGAYKTGKINVVADALSRRYSLLTLLNTKLLGFETIKELYAKDPDFSECYAQCLQSRLDHFFMHEGTLLLAKDEKRCGTCVVGRCIVCHKAKSKTQPFGLYTPLPVPTTPWIDISMNFVLELPRSRKGHYSIFVVVDRFPKMAHFIACHKTDDASYIADLFFRGIVRLHGMPRTIVSDRDVKFLSYFWKTLWGKLGTKLLFSTSSHPQTDSQTEVVNRTLSTLLRAIIKKNIKSWEECLPHVEFAYNRTVHSATRFSPFEVVYGFNPLTSLDLSPSPLSECVNLDEKKRADFVKALHEKV; encoded by the exons ATGCTCTTACTTGAAAATGGAGAAGTAGTGACGGATGAAGAAGACAGCTATAAAGGAGTACCATCGTTGGGAGAGAAGGATGCCGATTCTAGTGAGGAAATACCAACGAATGAACAACTCGACTTAGTGGTTCAAAAGGTGCTAACTGCTCaagtaaaggaagaaaatggccaACAAAGGGAAAACATCTTCTACACACGTTGTCACATAAAAGGCAAG TTGAACGACAGTGGAGATGTGCGAGTCACAAAGCAAGTCGAGATCCTATTCCGCATTGGTCGATACGAGGATAAAGTCCTCTatgatgtcgtgccaatgcaagctACTCATGTGctattggggagaccatggcaatATGATGAAAGAACTAGCCACGATGGTTTCACCAATAAGTACACCTTTATGCACGACAACAGGAAAGTCACACTTGTGCCTCTCACTCCTAAACAAGTGCACGAGGACCAAGTCCGGTTGCAACAAGAACACGAGGAGCAAAGGAAATTGAAAGGAGCCGAGAAGAGTGAGGGAAAACTGGCCTTAAATGGTTCGGCCCTTGAGAAGAGAACTGAGAGGAAGCAAAGCATGCTCGCAAAAGCCAGGGATGTAAAGAAAGCTTTACTTTCTTACCAACACTTGCTTATGATA gaatttgaggatatgTTTCCTGAGGAGATCCCGGATGGACTACCTCCCATCCGTGGCATTGAGCACCAAATAAACCTCATTCCGGGCTCACCATTGCCCAATAAAGCCCCCTATCGCATGAGTCCCGAGGAAACCAAGGAACTACAAAGGCAAGTGGACGAACTGCTTAAGAAAGGTTGGGTGCATGAAAGCCTAAGTCCCTGTGCCGTCCCCATCATCTTGGCGTCAAAGAAGGATGGAAGCTCACGCATGTGTGTGGATTGCAGAGCCATCAATTCGATAACGGTAAAGTATCGTCATCATATACCTAGGTTAGATGACATGCTAGATGAACTAAATGGGGCt TATAAGACAGGTAAAATCaatgtagtagctgatgccttgtcaCGCAGGTACTCTTTACTTACCTTACTCAACACTaagctacttggttttgaaaccaTCAAGGAGTTATATGCAAAAGATCCAGATTTTAGTGAATGCTATGCACAATGCTTACAATCTAGGTTGGATCACTTTTTTATGCATGAAG gaacacttctattggccaAAGATGAGAAGAGATGTGGAACGTGTGTGGTTGGTCGATGCATtgtgtgccacaaagctaagtctaagaCTCAACCATTCGGTTTGTATACCCCTTTACCTGTGCCTACTACACCTTGGATCgatatttctatgaattttgtacTTGAGTTGCCTAGGTCTAGGAAAGGACATTATAGCATATTTGTGGTAGTTGACAGATTTcctaaaatggctcatttcatTGCTTGTCACAAAACGGATGATGCTTCTTACATTGCTGATTTGTTCTTTCGTGGGATAGTTAGGTTACATGGCATGCCTAGAACTATTGTTTCTGACAGGGATGTTAAATTTCTTAGCTATTTCTGGAAGACattgtggggaaaattgggcACTAAACTGTTATTCTCGACTTCAAGTCACCCGCAAACGGATAGCCAAACAGAAGTTGTTAATCGCACTTTATCTACAttgttgcgtgccatcattaaaaagaacattaagTCTTGGGAGGAATGTCttcctcatgttgagtttgcctataaccgaactgtgcatagtgctacaCGTTTCTCACCTTTTGAAGTTGTATATGGTTTTAACCCGTTAACTTCTTTGGATTTGTCACCTTCGCCGTTGTCTGAGTGTGTCAATctggatgaaaagaaaagggcaGATTTTGTGAAGGCACTACATGAGAAAGTGTGA
- the LOC140005569 gene encoding uncharacterized protein: MLLLENGEVVTDEEDSYKGVPSLGEKDADSSEEIPTNEQLDLVVQKVLTAQVKEENGQQRENIFYTRCHIKGKEDKVLYDVVPMQATHVLLGRPWQYDERTSHDGFTNKYTFMHDNRKVTLVPLTPKQVHEDQVRLQQEHEEQRKLKGAEKSEGKLALNGSALEKRTERKQSMLAKARDVKKALLSYQHLLMIEFEDMFPEEIPDGLPPIRGIEHQINLIPGSPLPNKAPYRMSPEETKELQRQVDELLKKGWVHESLSPCAVPIILASKKDGSSRMCVDCRAINSITVKYRHHIPRLDDMLDELNGAYKTGKINVVADALSRRYSLLTLLNTKLLGFETIKELYAKDPDFSECYAQCLQSRLDHFFMHEGTLLLAKDEKRCGTCVVGRCIVCHKAKSKTQPFGLYTPLPVPTTPWIDISMNFVLELPRSRKGHYSIFVVVDRFPKMAHFIACHKTDDASYIADLFFRGIVRLHGMPRTIVSDRDVKFLSYFWKTLWGKLGTKLLFSTSSHPQTDSQTEVVNRTLSTLLRAIIKKNIKSWEECLPHVEFAYNRTVHSATRFSPFEVVYGFNPLTSLDLSPSPLSECVNLDEKKRADFVKALHEKV; encoded by the exons ATGCTCTTACTTGAAAATGGAGAAGTAGTGACGGATGAAGAAGACAGCTATAAAGGAGTACCATCGTTGGGAGAGAAGGATGCCGATTCTAGTGAGGAAATACCAACGAATGAACAACTCGACTTAGTGGTTCAAAAGGTGCTAACTGCTCaagtaaaggaagaaaatggccaACAAAGGGAAAACATCTTCTACACACGTTGTCACATAAAAGGCAAG GAGGATAAAGTCCTCTatgatgtcgtgccaatgcaagctACTCATGTGctattggggagaccatggcaatATGATGAAAGAACTAGCCACGATGGTTTCACCAATAAGTACACCTTTATGCACGACAACAGGAAAGTCACACTTGTGCCTCTCACTCCTAAACAAGTGCACGAGGACCAAGTCCGGTTGCAACAAGAACACGAGGAGCAAAGGAAATTGAAAGGAGCCGAGAAGAGTGAGGGAAAACTGGCCTTAAATGGTTCGGCCCTTGAGAAGAGAACTGAGAGGAAGCAAAGCATGCTCGCAAAAGCCAGGGATGTAAAGAAAGCTTTACTTTCTTACCAACACTTGCTTATGATA gaatttgaggatatgTTTCCTGAGGAGATCCCGGATGGACTACCTCCCATCCGTGGCATTGAGCACCAAATAAACCTCATTCCGGGCTCACCATTGCCCAATAAAGCCCCCTATCGCATGAGTCCCGAGGAAACCAAGGAACTACAAAGGCAAGTGGACGAACTGCTTAAGAAAGGTTGGGTGCATGAAAGCCTAAGTCCCTGTGCCGTCCCCATCATCTTGGCGTCAAAGAAGGATGGAAGCTCACGCATGTGTGTGGATTGCAGAGCCATCAATTCGATAACGGTAAAGTATCGTCATCATATACCTAGGTTAGATGACATGCTAGATGAACTAAATGGGGCt TATAAGACAGGTAAAATCaatgtagtagctgatgccttgtcaCGCAGGTACTCTTTACTTACCTTACTCAACACTaagctacttggttttgaaaccaTCAAGGAGTTATATGCAAAAGATCCAGATTTTAGTGAATGCTATGCACAATGCTTACAATCTAGGTTGGATCACTTTTTTATGCATGAAG gaacacttctattggccaAAGATGAGAAGAGATGTGGAACGTGTGTGGTTGGTCGATGCATtgtgtgccacaaagctaagtctaagaCTCAACCATTCGGTTTGTATACCCCTTTACCTGTGCCTACTACACCTTGGATCgatatttctatgaattttgtacTTGAGTTGCCTAGGTCTAGGAAAGGACATTATAGCATATTTGTGGTAGTTGACAGATTTcctaaaatggctcatttcatTGCTTGTCACAAAACGGATGATGCTTCTTACATTGCTGATTTGTTCTTTCGTGGGATAGTTAGGTTACATGGCATGCCTAGAACTATTGTTTCTGACAGGGATGTTAAATTTCTTAGCTATTTCTGGAAGACattgtggggaaaattgggcACTAAACTGTTATTCTCGACTTCAAGTCACCCGCAAACGGATAGCCAAACAGAAGTTGTTAATCGCACTTTATCTACAttgttgcgtgccatcattaaaaagaacattaagTCTTGGGAGGAATGTCttcctcatgttgagtttgcctataaccgaactgtgcatagtgctacaCGTTTCTCACCTTTTGAAGTTGTATATGGTTTTAACCCGTTAACTTCTTTGGATTTGTCACCTTCGCCGTTGTCTGAGTGTGTCAATctggatgaaaagaaaagggcaGATTTTGTGAAGGCACTACATGAGAAAGTGTGA